In Aspergillus flavus chromosome 3, complete sequence, one genomic interval encodes:
- a CDS encoding Alpha/beta hydrolase fold-1, with protein sequence MSQNPTILLIHGAWHIPTHYEPYTTALKNAGFEVHCPHLPTCTGKSPPTATFTDDVSLIRQTLHSLTTAGKQILLIMHSYGGCVGTDAAQDYIYPVTSTSESPTSIPTPNPEEKRNQKGGIFHLLYLSAYILPPGSSIQTIMDKAGVNEDLWAQYMDDDEVGLTMPRDPGLWFYGGLDEGTVERCVERLVRFPVSVLREKTGGNVWRRCPVTYVRTERDYAVPKGFQDLMLEGVKGEGVEVRVLGFEACHSVFLTNVGEMVGVVDGIVRDWRGGL encoded by the coding sequence ATGTCCCAAAACCCAAcaatcctcctcatccacggTGCCTGGCACATACCCACCCACTACGAACCCTACACCACAGCCCTGAAAAACGCAGGCTTCGAAGTCCACTGTCCACACCTACCCACCTGCACCGGCAAGTCCCCCCCAACAGCAACCTTCACCGACGACGTCTCCCTAATCCGCCAAACCCTGCACTCCCTCACCACAGCCGGGAAACAAATCCTCCTGATCATGCACTCCTACGGCGGCTGCGTCGGCACCGACGCAGCCCAAGACTACATATACCCCGTCACTTCCACCTCCGAGTCCCCAACTTCTATTCCCACTCCCAACCCCGAAGAGAAACGAAACCAAAAAGGAGGAATATTCCACCTCCTCTACCTCAGCGCCTACATCCTGCCACCCGGATCCTCAATCCAAACCATCATGGATAAAGCCGGCGTCAACGAGGATCTCTGGGCCCAGTAcatggacgatgatgaagttggGTTGACAATGCCCCGGGATCCCGGGTTGTGGTTTTATGGGGGTCTGGACGAGGGGACGGTAGAGAGGTGTGTGGAGCGTTTGGTGAGGTTTCCGGTGAGTGTGCTTAGGGAGAAGACGGGTGGGAATGTGTGGCGACGGTGTCCTGTTACTTATGTTCGGACGGAGAGGGATTATGCTGTGCCGAAGGGGTTTCAGGATCTTATGCTTGAGGGGGTTAAAGGGGAGGGAGTTGAGGTTAGGGTTTTGGGGTTTGAGGCTTGTCATAGTGTTTTTTTGACGAATGTTGGGGAGATGGTGGGGGTTGTTGATGGGATTGTCAGGGATTGGAGGGGTGGGTTGTAG